A stretch of the Mesorhizobium sp. Pch-S genome encodes the following:
- a CDS encoding glutamine amidotransferase, with product MLKKVLVLRHVHFEDLGAFHEPLQAAGYDIRYSSVGDGDFCLGDPLAPDLLVVLGGPIGVYEDEAYPFLAVERAFVATRLAKKRPTLGVCLGAQLIAAALGARVFPTGLKEIGFSELILTEAGKASPLRHLAGVAVLHWHGDTYTLPENATNLAASALVEQQAFSIGRSVLGLQFHPEAETDQRFERWLVGHAAELSAAGIDLGVLRDDAKKHGQRLRDAARQLLAEWLAGLEP from the coding sequence ATGCTGAAAAAAGTCCTCGTCCTGCGCCATGTCCATTTTGAAGATCTCGGCGCTTTCCACGAACCCTTGCAGGCGGCGGGCTACGACATCCGCTATAGCAGCGTCGGCGATGGAGACTTCTGCCTTGGCGATCCGTTGGCGCCGGATCTTCTGGTTGTCCTCGGCGGTCCGATCGGTGTTTATGAAGACGAAGCTTACCCGTTCCTTGCCGTCGAGCGTGCATTCGTCGCCACGCGCCTTGCGAAGAAGCGCCCGACGCTTGGTGTCTGTCTCGGCGCACAACTGATCGCGGCGGCACTCGGCGCCCGGGTTTTCCCAACGGGTCTCAAGGAGATCGGGTTTTCCGAGCTGATCCTCACGGAAGCCGGCAAGGCAAGTCCACTCCGCCATCTTGCTGGCGTAGCGGTATTGCACTGGCATGGCGACACCTACACGCTGCCGGAAAATGCGACCAACCTGGCGGCCTCGGCGCTCGTCGAGCAGCAAGCCTTTTCGATCGGGCGTTCGGTGCTTGGCCTGCAGTTTCATCCCGAGGCCGAAACCGATCAGCGCTTCGAACGCTGGCTGGTCGGCCACGCGGCGGAGCTTTCCGCCGCCGGCATCGATCTCGGCGTGCTGCGTGATGATGCGAAAAAACACGGTCAGCGTCTTCGGGATGCGGCGCGACAATTGCTGGCCGAATGGCTGGCGGGGCTGGAACCATGA